A window of Syntrophales bacterium genomic DNA:
TCCTCATTAAAAGGCAGTAAATTGAGAAATGCTTATCCCGAAGAAATATCGTTCCCATATCACAGCCGCCGTTTTTTTAATAATATCCCTGGCAATAATTTCCTACGGCGCATCCAGCCTGACTGAACCCGGGTTCCTGCGCAAGACCGTCATGGAAATAGCGACCCCGTTTGCAAACCTTGTCAACCTTTCTTCCAAGGGTTTAAGCGATTTTTGGAGAAGGTATCTTTTCCTTGTAGGATTAGAGGAAGACAACAGACGGCTGCGGGCCGAAAAAGCCGCTCTTGCCGAGCAGCTCAACAATTACCGCGAGGGATATTATGAAGGGCTCCGGCTTCGCAAGCTGCTCGACCTCCAGCGCGGTCTGCCTTACAGAACAGTAACGGCAAGGGTTGTTGACAACAATCAAAATTCGCTATCCAAAACGATCCTGATTGACAAGGGAACCGCCGACGGTCTGAGTGCGGGATATCCCGTCCTGTCCGCACAGGGGGTAACGGGGCGGATCATGGAGACATCCTGGCACTCCTCGCGCGTCCTGCTTATGATCGACGGAACCAGCAATATTGATGCGATCATTCAGCGAAGCCGCACCCAGGGAATTCTTCAGGGAACAGGAAAATCCGGATACAAGCTGAAGTATATCCCCCCCACAGCAGATGTGCTTCCCGGCGATTTATTGCTCTCTTCCGGTATGGCAGGGGTCTTCCCCAAAGGGCTGATTATTGGGATCGTCTCTAAAATAGAACCGCAAAAAAATGAGCTGTTTCAGAAAATTGACGTGTCGCCCTCGGTAGATTTTTCCAGGCTGGAAGAGGTGCTGATTTTGCTTCCCGGGAAGGAACCCGGCCCATGATTGCCTTCCTGCTGCAGCCAATATTTATTTTCCTTCTGGCAATGCTGCAAATAACCTTCATGGAGTTTTTTTCCATAGGCCCGGTAAGCATTGATTTAGCCTTTGTCTTCGTCATCTATGCCGGTTTTTGGTTCAATCCCTTGCGGGGCGTTGTTCTTTCCTTCATGCTTGGGTTTTTTCTTGATTGCATAGTCAGTCCCATTTGGGGCCTTCATATGTTTTTATACGTCCTTTTCTTTTACATAGCAATGATTGCCGGCACCCAAATTGACAGGAAAAACAGCTTGCCGGCATCAGTTTTCACCGGCATCTGCCTTTTTCTCCAGGGCGCTCTTAAAGTCCTCTTCTCCTGGTTAATACTGGACGTTGATATTATCTACGCTCTCCCGCAAATATTCCTCCCCCAGGCGGTCGCAATGGGAGTCTTAAGCCCATTTATATATTATGTTTTTAATTATTTTGAGGGTTTTTTGAATGCTGAAGTTAGGCAACCGGCTCGACGTTTATGAGCCAGGACAGTTAAAACACAAATTCGGCGTATTGCTAATTATAGTGGCTGTCGTACTGACAATTCTCGCGCTCAGATTGTGGTATCTGCAGGTGATCAAGGGCGATGATTTTCGTCAGCGCTCAGAGAACAACAGCTTGCGCCTGAGGAAAATAAAACCTCTGCGGGGATTGATAATGGACAGAAATCGTAAGCTACTTACGGAAAACCGTCCTTCCTTTAATATTTTATTCATCCCTGACAAGGCCAGGGATATCAATAAATCAATCGATAAAATAAAATGGTTTTATTCGCTTAATTCCCTGGAACTTGCCGGTAATGTATCTATTCCGGATAAATTAAAACCGTTTGTGCCCGTAACTCTCGAACGAAACGCAACCATGGAAAAAGTGGCTGTAGTTGAGATTCACTCTTTTGAACTACCCGGCGTTGTGACGGAAATTACGCCGGTCAGACAGTATCTCTATGGGGAAGCGAACGCGCAGATAATAGGTTTTACCGGTGAAGTAAGCCGGCGGGAAATTGAACAAGATATCGCCGGACATCTGTCGCCAGGCGATAACATTGGAAAATTCGGGATTGAAAAATCGCTGGACGCGCATCTGCGGGGGGAAAGCGGCGCCGAACAGGTAGAGATAAATGCAACCGGCAAGATCGTCCGCTCCCTGGGGAGAATACCGCCCAAATCTGGTAACAATGTCGTCTTGAACATCGATCTGGAGCTTCAGAAAGCCGCATGGGAGGCCGTCGGAAACCGCAGAGGCGCGGTTGTAGCTCTGAACCCTAAAAACGGCGACGTTCTAACACTCATCAGCTCGCCATCCTTCGATCCCAACATCTTCACAGGGGAACTCTCCGCGGACGAATGGGAAAAACTCTCCTCAGATCCGCAGCATCCCATGGAAAACCGCGCTATCGCCGGCCAATACCCGCCCGGGTCAACCTATAAACCGATCATGGCTGCGGCCGCCCTCGAAACGGGAACGATCACCTCGGACAAAAGCATTTACTGCAATGGCGCCTTCGAATTCGGAGACCGAATATTCCACGACTGGAAAAAAGAGGGACATGGGGAAATAAGCCTGCACAGGGCCATCGTAGAATCCTGCGATGTCTATTTCTACAACCTCGGGAAGATGCTCAATGTGGACACCATCGCCGAATACGCAAGGGGATTCGGCCTGGGCGCTCCCACGGGAATCGACCTGCCTCGTGAAAAGAGCGGCCTTGTCCCGACCAGGCAATGGAAAAAAGACCGCCTTAACTCCCCCTGGCACGCCGGGGAAACAATATCGCTGGCGATCGGTCAGGGATTCAACCTCGTCACCCCTCTTCAACTGGTAAGTGCCTACGCTGCCTTGGCGAATGGGGGAACGCTTTACCGTCCCCGCATTGTCAAACAGATTGAATCGCCCGATGGCCGGATATTGCAGTCCTTCCCCCCAGAAATAAAGGGTTTGCTTCCTGTCAGTACCCCCAATATCACGACCATCAACAAAGGCCTGTGGGGAGTGGTAAATGAAAGAGGGGGAACCGGCTATCTGCTGAAAAGGGCGCAACAGGATGTCTGCGGGAAAACAGGCACTGCCCAGGTAATCGGTCTTCCGCAGAATGCCAAAGAGAAAAAAATGACCGCCGAGACGAACGATCATGCGCTGTTCGTCTGTTTTGCCCCCTGCGAAAATCCGGAAATTGTCATAGCCGTTATTCTGGAAAACGCCGGGCATGGCGGAGCGACAGCAGCCCCGGTGGCAAAAAAAATGCTGGACGTTTACTTCTCACAAAAAAACAAACTTCCTGAGCGCAGACCTTCACAAGGCGCTCCGGCATCAAACAAGGCGCAAAAACAATGATGAAACTGGACCGCGGTCTTCTGCTCAATTTCGACTGGGCACTCTTTATCCTGGTTATGGGAATCACTCTCATCGGCCTGTTGAATATCTACAGCGCCTGTCTCAGCATCTCCGCCCCCGGCCAGACCCCTTATTACATAAAACAGATTCAATGGATAATCATCGGGTTCGCCGGGATGACCATCGCCTTTTTTATCGACTATCGCTTCCTGGTGCGCCACGCCTACATAATCCATGGCATCGCGATCCTTCTGCTTTTCGTTGTATTGATAGCGGGCAATGCCTCTCGCGGTTCCCAGCGCTGGATAGCCCTTGGCTCCTTCTCTTTTCAGCCTTCGGAGCTTGTAAAACTTACTATTATTCTTGCTCTTTCCAAGTATTTCGACGCCCACCAACTGAGCCGCGGATATCGCCTTAAAGAACTGCTGATCCCTTTCTTAATAACTATAGTCCCCTTCCTGTTGATCTTGAAACAGCCGGATTTAGGAACCGCGCTGATTTTGCTTATCATCTTTTTGGCAATCGTATTATTTGTCGGCATGGACTATAAGTCAATCCTGATGACCGCTGCCGGGGGATTGATTATGATTCCAGTTGGTTGGCATTTTCTCAAGGGTTACCAGAGGGAACGGATATTCACCTTCTTCAGTCCGGAAAATGATCCCTTAGGCGCCGGCTACCATATTATCCAGTCCATGATTGCGGTAGGATCCGGTGGATTTTGGGGGAAGGGATTTCTCAAGGGGACCCAAACGCAGCTCCGATTTCTGCCGGAACAGCAAACCGATTTTGTTTTCTCCGTTTTTGCCGAGGAATGGGGATTCATCGGCGGTATCGTGTTGCTTTTGCTTTTTCTCTCTTTGATTATTTGGGGGTTGAATATAATGTTGCACTCCAAGGACTATTCGGGAGCCTTGCTCTCTTTCGGGATCACCACGCTCATTCTTTGGGAGGTGTTCATCAATATCGGAATGGTCCTCGGAATCCTTCCCGTGGTTGGAATTCCGCTTCCCTTTCTCAGCTACGGAGGATCATCATTGCTCGTGCTGATGACTGCGTCCGGCATCCTGATGAGCATCAGCGTAAGAAGATTTCTTCTGCAGAAATAAAACATGGATTAGCGGCATAAAACCAGCTTAGAATTGCCTAACATTATTTAACATAGCAGTTGGGCGCGCAAGGCAGCGCCGATCTCGGGGAGTTCGGCGAACGGATCTGCCGGGTTGCGCTGCTCCACAATGCAGTCCATGCGCAAGCGCACATTTTCCATAGCCTTGGGGTGGCTGAAGATGTAGAACCTATCGGCGCTGATGGCATCGAACACCATCTGCGCCACTTGTGCGGCAGTGACCTTACCGGAGCTTACCGCCTTTTCGCTCATGGCCTGACCGATCAGTTGGCTGTGCGTCAGGGGCTCGCCGGTGAGTGCGGCTGGCCGGTTGCGCTGGCTCTGGGTGATGTTGGTGGGGACGAAGTACGGGCACAGCACACTGGCGCTGACCTGATCGCTCACCAGCTTCAGGTCCTGGTAGAGGGTTTCGGACAGGCTCACCACTGCATGTTTGCTCACGTTGTAAACTCCCATGATTGGAGGGGTGAGCAACCCGGCCATGCTGGCGGTATTGACGATATGACCCCGGTAAGTCGGGTCTGCTTTGGCCGCCGCGAGCATCAGCGGAGTGAACAGTCGTACTCCATGGATCACGCCCCAGAGGTTGACGCCCAGTACCCATTCCCAGTCTTTTACCGAGTTTTCCCACACCAGGCCACCCGAGCCGACGCCCGCATTGTTGAATACGAAGTGCGGGGCGCCAAAGCGCTGCATCACCTCCTGCGCCAGGCTCTCCATCTGCTCGGCGCTCGACACGTCGATCCGGCGTGCGAGCACGGGCGCTCCGGCCGCCCGCATCTCGTCAGCGGCTTTGTCCAGAGCGTCCTGCTGCACATCCACCAACACCAGGTTCATGCCCAGCCTGGCGCCAATACGAGCGCACTCGAGCCCGAATCCCGAGCCGGCGCCTGTGAGTACGGCGGTTTTGTCTTGGAAGTCTTGAATCATCTATTTTCTCCTTAAGGGGGCTTTTCCATATCGGAAAACAGGGAGGTAATTGCAAAACTCCGTGTCATGCCCGAATGCTTTTGTCGGGCATCCATGATTTCAAATAGTTAAAAACTGGATTATGAACATTAAACTTCGTTTTCCCGCCCAGAAGCGTCGCGGGAATGACAGCGTTGGGAGTTTTGCAATTGGCTCAAAGGATTAAATTTCATATTTATCTTTTATAAGCAAGAACAAACTGCTACGGACGACACGCCGCATCGCTAAGACAATGAGCATCTGGCTCAGGAGGATCAGCTTTGTCTGGAGATTCTACTCACGAACCATAGCATCTGCCTCTTTTATCGCCACTCATAAAATGGAGTCCCCAAATAATGCGACCCACCTTTCTCGCCCGTCTCTAAGATTATCAAAGACAAACGCTTAAGGTCAAGATGATTCCAGCTCCTCGCCAATCGTCAAGAATAAATACGGGAAGTGTCTCTATATTTAATATTGACATAAGGCACACATTGTTATAATCAATACACATGAATATCTTGAGATGGGACAATGAAAAGAATGAATTGTTGAAGAAAAATAGGGGCGTTTGCTTTGAACAAGTTGCACTGTTAATGGAAAGAGGAGAAGTTATCGACACCATTGAACATCCAAATCAAGAAAGGTATCCAGGACAGAAAATTGCTGTGGTTATGATTGATGCATACGCATATCTTGTCCCTTATGTTGAACACAATGAACAGATATTTCTCAAAACAATTATACCCAGCAGAAAAGCTACAAATAAGTATGCGAGGGGAAAGAAATGAAAAAGATAATTCTGGATGATGAGGAAAAAGATATCCTTGAATCATACGAACGTGGGGAATGGGTGCCGGTTAAGAATGCCGGGGAGGAAATCAAGAAGCTCCAGCAGTATGCAAAAAATACACTGCAAAAAGACAAGCGGATAAACATTCGCATGTCTTCAAAAGACCTGGAGCAAGTACAGGTTATCGCGGTGCAGGAGGGCATCCCTTACCAGACTTTGGTATCCAGTATCATTCATAAGTATGTTTCCGGATATCTTATCGAAAGAAAAAATGCTTAATTCAGCGAGGCAATTACAAAACCATTTGTCATTCCCGTCAGAATCTTTGCGGAAATGACAAGAATGGGGAGTTTTGCAATTACCTCCAGCGTCATGTCAATTTTCCGAAAAAATCGACTTCTGCACCCGGACTCCGTAATCCTTCATGATTTTGGCATCTTGGCGAGCCGCTTCGGATTGGCGATGTCGTACGCCACGATCATGTCCATAAAATTCCTCGTCCTCATTTGTTTTTTCCTGATAGAAATCATCCTGTTTCAGAATTTTCAGATTGAAGAGCGACAAGGTCAGCGTATCGGCGATGATCGTCCGAAACTCCTCCATCAGATCAAGGACAAGCGAATAGCGTGGGAAGTGTCCCTATATTTTATGAAAAATCATTGACATTGCGAACTCCTTAGTTTATCAAATTCTTAAATTGATAAATGAAGGAGGGGCGTTATGGCACTGGTAAAGATCAGACAAAATTATCAGATAACAATACCTGCGGGAGTTCGTATAACGATGAAAGTAGGCGACTATCTGGATGTTGAGAAAAAAGATGGTGATTTGGTGTTGAAGCCGGTCAAGATGGTGCACCCTGACCAGGCGTACTTCCACACCAAGGAGTGGCAGGAGGGCGAGGCACAGGCGGATAGTGATATTGCTGCGGGAAAAACCGTGGGGCCCTTTGATAA
This region includes:
- the rodA gene encoding rod shape-determining protein RodA, which produces MMKLDRGLLLNFDWALFILVMGITLIGLLNIYSACLSISAPGQTPYYIKQIQWIIIGFAGMTIAFFIDYRFLVRHAYIIHGIAILLLFVVLIAGNASRGSQRWIALGSFSFQPSELVKLTIILALSKYFDAHQLSRGYRLKELLIPFLITIVPFLLILKQPDLGTALILLIIFLAIVLFVGMDYKSILMTAAGGLIMIPVGWHFLKGYQRERIFTFFSPENDPLGAGYHIIQSMIAVGSGGFWGKGFLKGTQTQLRFLPEQQTDFVFSVFAEEWGFIGGIVLLLLFLSLIIWGLNIMLHSKDYSGALLSFGITTLILWEVFINIGMVLGILPVVGIPLPFLSYGGSSLLVLMTASGILMSISVRRFLLQK
- the mreC gene encoding rod shape-determining protein MreC; translation: MLIPKKYRSHITAAVFLIISLAIISYGASSLTEPGFLRKTVMEIATPFANLVNLSSKGLSDFWRRYLFLVGLEEDNRRLRAEKAALAEQLNNYREGYYEGLRLRKLLDLQRGLPYRTVTARVVDNNQNSLSKTILIDKGTADGLSAGYPVLSAQGVTGRIMETSWHSSRVLLMIDGTSNIDAIIQRSRTQGILQGTGKSGYKLKYIPPTADVLPGDLLLSSGMAGVFPKGLIIGIVSKIEPQKNELFQKIDVSPSVDFSRLEEVLILLPGKEPGP
- a CDS encoding SDR family oxidoreductase, whose amino-acid sequence is MIQDFQDKTAVLTGAGSGFGLECARIGARLGMNLVLVDVQQDALDKAADEMRAAGAPVLARRIDVSSAEQMESLAQEVMQRFGAPHFVFNNAGVGSGGLVWENSVKDWEWVLGVNLWGVIHGVRLFTPLMLAAAKADPTYRGHIVNTASMAGLLTPPIMGVYNVSKHAVVSLSETLYQDLKLVSDQVSASVLCPYFVPTNITQSQRNRPAALTGEPLTHSQLIGQAMSEKAVSSGKVTAAQVAQMVFDAISADRFYIFSHPKAMENVRLRMDCIVEQRNPADPFAELPEIGAALRAQLLC
- a CDS encoding CRISPR-associated endonuclease Cas1 — encoded protein: MEEFRTIIADTLTLSLFNLKILKQDDFYQEKTNEDEEFYGHDRGVRHRQSEAARQDAKIMKDYGVRVQKSIFSEN
- a CDS encoding AbrB/MazE/SpoVT family DNA-binding domain-containing protein translates to MALVKIRQNYQITIPAGVRITMKVGDYLDVEKKDGDLVLKPVKMVHPDQAYFHTKEWQEGEAQADSDIAAGKTVGPFDNICDALVALKKSNI
- the mrdA gene encoding penicillin-binding protein 2, yielding MLKLGNRLDVYEPGQLKHKFGVLLIIVAVVLTILALRLWYLQVIKGDDFRQRSENNSLRLRKIKPLRGLIMDRNRKLLTENRPSFNILFIPDKARDINKSIDKIKWFYSLNSLELAGNVSIPDKLKPFVPVTLERNATMEKVAVVEIHSFELPGVVTEITPVRQYLYGEANAQIIGFTGEVSRREIEQDIAGHLSPGDNIGKFGIEKSLDAHLRGESGAEQVEINATGKIVRSLGRIPPKSGNNVVLNIDLELQKAAWEAVGNRRGAVVALNPKNGDVLTLISSPSFDPNIFTGELSADEWEKLSSDPQHPMENRAIAGQYPPGSTYKPIMAAAALETGTITSDKSIYCNGAFEFGDRIFHDWKKEGHGEISLHRAIVESCDVYFYNLGKMLNVDTIAEYARGFGLGAPTGIDLPREKSGLVPTRQWKKDRLNSPWHAGETISLAIGQGFNLVTPLQLVSAYAALANGGTLYRPRIVKQIESPDGRILQSFPPEIKGLLPVSTPNITTINKGLWGVVNERGGTGYLLKRAQQDVCGKTGTAQVIGLPQNAKEKKMTAETNDHALFVCFAPCENPEIVIAVILENAGHGGATAAPVAKKMLDVYFSQKNKLPERRPSQGAPASNKAQKQ